The Triticum aestivum cultivar Chinese Spring chromosome 3A, IWGSC CS RefSeq v2.1, whole genome shotgun sequence genome includes a region encoding these proteins:
- the LOC123058372 gene encoding serine/arginine repetitive matrix protein 1 encodes MEISSTISNWAGLPDPTLLRPSRWPPLNLARSHFSPSVPPPAPPPRSQSPLARHSSLDPPRPPSDCVTRGSLGSIPILLHPAPDLALPCALRRARPPAPSSLAAAAVTPPSSRPSAAALLRPLHVARSSARGPPRSMCRRELLLLPLFPVSIVCIASTAPPHHQEPRAATAIQPAGDLDPSRVSLASRPTATVVRRPRLVSARASSSLLSACTTGHLLLLPQQPLHGQLLRDLHLLAARWGLFFPSCGRQEPATRDVKDAFMVSFAKCRRPQILGHAKSHLKMFHFIRCGFRQVPQCSDPSDTSRLTTLRDEERQVPLRKRTCTTTSGGIGSVKSEDPSTMTPSTRTTRTAKFVFRRLRNRQVPL; translated from the coding sequence ATGGAGATAAGTTCAACAATCTCCAACTGGGCCGGCCTCCCTGACCCAACCCTCCTAAGGCCCAGCCGCTGGCCTCCTCTTAACCTAGCCCGATCCCACTTCTCTCCCTCGGtccctcctccagcgccgccacccCGTTCCCAATCCCCACTCGCTCGCCACAGCTCTCTCGATCCCCCTCGTCCTCCTTCCGATTGCGTCACCAGGGGAAGCCTCGGCTCCATCCCAATCCTCCTCCACCCCGCGCCCGATCTCGCTCTTCCTTGCGCCCTCCGGCGAGCTCGCCCCCCCGCGCCTTCTTCTCTTGCCGCAGCCGCCGTGACCCCGCCGTCGTCGCGCCCTTCTGCCGCTGCTCTGCTGCGGCCCCTCCATGTCGCCCGCTCCTCTGCTCGAGGGCCTCCCCGTTCGATGTGTCGTCGCGAGCTCCTTCTGCTCCCACTGTTCCCTGTCTCCATCGTCTGCATCGCCTCCACGGCTCCTCCGCACCACCAGGAACCGCGCGCCGCTACGGCGATCCAGCCCGCCGGCGACCTCGACCCTTCCAGGGTCTCCCTAGCCTCTCGACCCACCGCTACAGTGGTCCGGCGCCCCAGGCTCGTCAGCGCccgtgcctcctcctccctcctttcggCCTGCACCACCGGCCATCTTCTCCTGCTGCCTCAGCAGCCCCTTCACGGCCAACTCCTACGAGACCTCCACCTCCTTGCTGCCCGATGGGGCTTGTTTTTCCCCTCTTGTGGCCGCCAAGAACCGGCAACCAGGGATGTCAAGGACGCCTTCATGGTTTCTTTCGCCAAGTGCCGACGCCCGCAGATTTTGGGACACGCCAAGTCCCACTTAAAGATGTTCCACTTCATCCGATGTGGATTTCGACAAGTACCACAATGCTCGGATCCCTCAGATACGTCAAGGTTGACTACACTACGGGACGAAGAacgccaagtacctctccgaaaacgaacgtgtaccactacgtccggaggcatcggatccgtcaagtccgaagacccaagtaccatgacgccaagtaccaggacgacgaggaccgccaagttcgtcttccgccgtCTTCGAAATCGTCAAGTACCGCTATGA